TGGCAAACAGCATCTTGGGCAGCCAAGAGGTCACATCATCCAGCAGACTTGTGGGTACAGGGCAGGCTGAGGTCAGGCATCAGTCCATGGACTGGGATCAGGCCTTGTGAGGGGAACCAGGGTCAGACACAGtgcctggggggctgcagggccctGGTAACATGCTCAGCGGGGCTAGTGGCTGGCCAGGCACGGCTGTGAGGGAATGGAACCTACAGTTTTGCTGGGACAGGGACTGGTGGCTCCAGGATGGGCTGAAACAGTGTCCTGGGACATGGGCAGGGTGGGGGGTGccttggggagggggtggtcTAGGGCATGTCGGTGCTTTTGGGGCCCTGTCCCAGGAAAGGAGCTGCCCCTGCACTGGTatgggctgggagcagcttcTGTAAACACCTCTGAGGAGGTTCCCCTGGGGGTCCCAGTGGGCCATGAGGGGGATGTGGGCCATCATGAGTCCTGGCAGCAACAAcagccagtggcagcctgggctgcacgAACAGGACAGAACCAGAGATAAATGGGAGTTGTTATCCCCCTCCTTTCACAACATGTTAGACCACATGTAGGTATTGCACCTACTCATCTTTGTGCTCCCCAATGTAAGACTTCAAAAAACTGGATCAAATTCAGGGGAGGCCACTGAGATGGTGGAGCTGGAGCACTGgccctgtgaggagaggctgggagtCTGGGCTTGTTCTGGAGCATTTCTGGAGCAGAAATGGCTTTGGGGAGGGGACAGACCTTACAGAAGCCCCCCATGCCCCTGGGGAGATCTTTGACAGGATGGTGCAGAGTGGAGAAACAAATGGTATAAGCTGAGAGAAGAGAGGCTTGGCTTGTAAAGTTCCCCATGAAGACAGGAAGACAGAGGGACTGATTGCCCAGAGAGCTGTCCAGAGTTTTCAAGCCCCAACTAGATGAAGCCATAAGCAGTCAGTCTTGACCTTGGAGCCAAcctgctgagagcaggaggttggagcagagacctccctgAGGGCCGTCCCAGCATAggctgccttgtgatgaaaccACGAGATTTCTGTCCCTTTTTCAAATGTCGTTGAGCTCATAGGAAGGTCAAAGGTCATCTGGGGACAAGTGACCTAATGTGTGGACGGAGATGTAGACAAGACCACCGTGTCAGCTTATAAACCATGCTTCCTTCTGAAACCAGGCCGAGAGACTGCGTCACTCATCTTGGGTACCACGTATCCTGGCTGTAGTAATTAAGGTTGAAAGCTGTGAGTCTGACGCCGTCACACTGCACGTGGCAGCCAGGCTCCGCTCAGGCCTAATTCCACCTGAAGTGATTGTCACGTGGAGCTCATCACCTTGTAAAAACCACTCATCAAATACTACCCTTAGCCCCTACATGGAGTATTAGCTCCTCAAGGCAAGTTGTAGGCATATGGCTCACTAAGGGATCAACCTGTCTACTGTAAAGATCCTATTGCTAATGGAAAACCTTTTGAATACTGGAGACTCAGGGGCTGGCAGGAGAGGAGACAGCAGTGCTCACACCTCTCTGGGGCAGCACATCCTCCCCCTCACCAGGCAggccccagcagcccggcaACAACACTAAGGTGCTGGATTTatgatgttttttaaaagaactgtCTATTCAGagtaagtgaaaaaaacccaccgtacaaatacattttttttttcatgtgggTGCAGGATTTATTTCaaacaaataaatttaaatatgaAACTCTTATAAATTATGAACATTTCTAGATTATACTTTTGCCAAAGTAAAAGCCTGGAAGAGCTCTGCTAAACTGAATGGAGCTGATCACTATTCAAAGGACACTTCTCCCTATGTTTTCAAGCAACTGACTGTTCTACAGAATACCATTACCCAGCATAATTATTAGTTTACAGATTCTCTGTAGGCTGCAGTCTTCCACAACTGATTTATGaccaaaagcagtttttccttgcTTACATTAAATCAAGCCACACAATTTCCTGTATATACACAGCagagcaagtgaaaaaaaaattatgccaACAAAGTGAGAACTTAATCCAACTTCTGTTGAATAGGTAGGAAATccttataaataaaaatgttctaaACCATCCCCTTCTAGTGAAGAAAAACATGACCATTTACTTCCCTTGTaaacacttttattttcttggtcTTTACCTTACGTAGGCTGGTATTCCCAATTTTTGGATCAACTTATTTTGCATTAAtgtacagcagcagcaattcCTCACTAATACTCAGCTGGTTTTACTGTCTTACTCTACAGAAACCTGTTCATGTAGAATAGAGCCATTTACAGCAAAACATGGTTTCTCCTAAGAATATGTCAGCATACATTTACGTCCTTCCAAAACAGCCATGTCGTGGAGATCAATTCTGGCTATAAATATATAGTTTATATTAGTTTTTCTATGTACAACAAAAGTCATTACCCCAGTATAAAGTAACAATACTTATATATCGGTACAGATTTGAACTACAGACCCACTTCTTTAACGAAGTttacagtataaaaaaaataccagttaCCTCCTATAATATTTTAATCTTCTCGTTTCTTGTGGAGTAGTCAGTGATACAAGCTTTGCTTGTTTTGtgtaaaatatattattttaaaatatcagtaCACTGTCCTTCCAGTTACAAAAATATACTTATGTCCTACTGAAATTTTATTGAATTACAAACTGTATCAAAAATATGGATCAACATTTTAGACCACAAGAGAGATTAGAAATAAAGTAGAAGTgtgtaattatttaaaaatactaccTTCTGGCTCAGTGAGCCATTTCTGATTTTGCTAAAAACGAGGTTAAAGCTTAGTGAGAAAAGTTAACGGCCAGGGATGAGTTCTGGCTACTCAGTAATAATACTACATCGTTAGCGTGGTCAAAGAAGAGCCACTGCAAAATGGTTTACAGCCGTTCAGTTCGAAGGATAAGAAGATACCGTGGTGACAGAAGGAATGGTTGAAAAATACCCCAAAGGGACAGTAGTTTAGGAAAAAGCAGAGCATTTTTGCTTTACTTTGTATGTAAAAACCTGCCAGTCTGTCTGGCACAGTGGTGGCCCAGCCAACAGCCATCTTGGGCTGCTGCAAGTGATGCTGCCTCGATggagcccagcagctgcaggggccACAACTTCTATTGGTTATGGTTCTCTTCCTACTATTTGGACACCTTAGGAAATAGCCTGTGTATATATCCTTTACATAGGAAATAAAGTAAATCCTTTTACAGTTTCCATGGCTTAAAGTGTCAGGTTATTATTCCAAATTAACTTGTTCCTAAATCAAGGGCAGAAATCTATCCATTCATCTCAACTGTACCCAATGCTGTGCTGGTTATGAATCCCCCATGACTGAAAAGCAGATTGCTGTGCTTAGCTGTGCTTCTTTGCATCCCTAGGAATTCCAGCCAATTTTCCAGTGCTGTGCCCTTTGCTGAGCAGTTTCCCATGCACCAGCAGCATTTCTGCAACTCACATTGCTCGCTGCTCTTGCaacactgaggagaaaaacaccGGTGTGGAATCTGCCTCAACTGCACGGCAGAACAAAGGCCACAGGGGACAttgctgctctgcttcccaggaaggcagaaaaagaaCATCCATACAGAATATGTTGTAAAAATTGAACGGGTTTCATTTTGCGGGGTGTTTGTTGGGTGGAACAGTTTGGCATTATCATGCTTGTTCTGGTAAATGAGGAAACTTGCAGAAGTAGCAATTTATCAGCAAAGTAACctcttggttttctgttttgtaagaAAAAGTAGATCAAGCTAGAATTTATCCATTCCAGCACAGCATAGCTGGCAGAAGACTAAGCCACTGCTTGCTGACTCAGAGGAAAGCCATCTCTGGAGTTACACTGCCCAAAGCTCCACAGCTGTTTACCTCCTATTATTGTGGGAAGGGATTTTTTAACATTCTTTTTCCCTGCTAGGAGAAACAACAATGATGAAGCCACATATTTAACACAAAAGTCAATTTGAAGCAGCACAAGAATTGGCTCAAAGATGGTTTTGTCTGCCCAGAAACCACCAAGCTATCACATCATCTTAGTACCACGGGCCCTTCATAGCTCCGATTCTTTATCTATCTCATCCAGGTAGTATTCGTCATCAGTGGTGGTATCGCTGTCTGAGTCTGAGTACGCTGCTGGGTCTTCTGGATAGATCTCAGTCGGCTCTCGGGGCGATGAAGCAGCTGATGACATTCTGCTGCCAGCAGAACTTGAGCTGAAAAGCTCAGCCCTGTTTATAGAAGGGGTCTCTCCATCTCTCAGAGCACCAGGGTTATTAAGAAGACAAGGCCTCCATAATCGCCCTTCTGTGAGTGACCTCTTGATGTTTTCCAGGAAAGCCAGCTGTTGTTCTTTGCCAAATATACCAAACTCAACAGAAGGGTACATCAAATTTCTAGTGCTGTAACATTTTTCATCATTCGATGaccagttttcattttcatcacaAGACAAGAGCTCTGAGTAGGATTTAAATCTCTTCCCACGTGTACCATCTTTCAGTAGAGTATTGCTTCCCGAGGCAAAGGTCTCGTGGGGATCTCGAGCACAAACACTCTCAGAAAGGTGCCGCTCACGCTGACTTTTGGCATGACCTTTGCGCAACTGACAGCCATGCAAGTTGGCATTTTTTAAGCTAGTGGACTGAGAGGCATTTTGACACTGAGCAAGCACTGTCTGGGAAGTCAAGCTTTGCTCTGGATAGATGTCTGTTTCCAAGCAGCTATTTACATATGTGTTTGAGTTTTTGTCAGTGAAAAGTGGCAAGGGAGGACTGCAGGCACGACTGCTAGCTCGTCCGCTGTCATCATCCACGGGGTCTGACGTGGTGGTACTGGGAGAGATGGGCTGGCTTTTGCTTTCTAACCTGAGATCAAGCATTTGGGAATTCTTATTTCTTGTGGTTACTGCTTTATCTGGAAATAGGGTTGTAAGACTTGGCCTGTTTTCCACTTTCACTGTAGGTTTTTTGGGACTGATGGCATCCTTCTTGGTGTATGAACCTGTAAAAGACCTCCAGTTGGCGTTATTAACAAGCAAAGATGGATCATTCTGATTTTCAGTCTTCTTATTCTCAGCTGTTCTTGGTGTATTTTTATCAGGGTCCAGACTGTGATTCTGATTTTCCATGTCTGGCTGCAGGAATGGCTGATGGGGATCTGCTGAAATCAATGAGTCAAGGGACATGTCAACCTCTACAGAAGCGGCACTTGCAtcattctgtgaaaaaatgCTACTTAGCCGTGGTTTGGGGGGTAGGTTTTTACTTGAAAATTTTCTACTTGTTTTGTAAACTGCTGCTAGTTTATTTTTAATCGAaggtctgttttttcttttctctatctCTTTGACTTTTTCTCTTGTGCAGTCACAGAGAAGCTTGTTCTCGTCTTCTGCACTCTGAGTTATCTTCTGACCTTCAGTAACCCTAAGGACTTTATCTTTAATGTTGAGTCTGCTTTCACTGTGCCTCTCTGATTCCTGCAAATCACTATCATCTTTTCCCATCTGAGTACTCTGTGagttttgctcttttttaatttttgaatCCTTTAATTCATCTGCATCTGTGCTAACTGCTTTATCTAGCTGTGCTATTGGATCAGCACTGGAAGCTGTGCTTACCTCAGAGGCTTTGTTCTGAGACTCTGAAAGCACTTTGCCACAAGAGTTTAAATAATTTGCACCTTTTCTTGAACTGTCAGCCTTTAATTGTAGTCCACTACGCTTGTTATTATACAGAGGGGTGGTTTGGCGTAAGAAATTTACTCTCTGTTTGACTTTGCCACTATCCCTGTAGGTGTTTTCCACAGGAGGAAGCGACAGATCAGCAAGCTCCGTGTTCCTTCCATGGGAACTATTCTCTCCTGGGTGGAGGAGTAAACTGTTCAGGTTTTTATTGGTGTTCACTTTAGGGGGCTGACAGCAGTTTTCAGAGTTTCCCTTCTGTacaatgtttttatttgttgaaGTAGAATGCAAAGGACTCTCTAAATGTCTGCCTGGCTTGCCAGGGGTTGATAAAGTGGACACGAGTGAGCTGTCTGTTTGtaaaatttccttcttttcttttagacATATTTCTGTATTCTGGATGCTTGAAGCATCAGAAATGGCCTCACCTGACCTAGCTGCTATTGCAGGGGGTTGTGGACCACCAAAGGAAATTTCTTTTGGCACCGTGTCAGAAAGCACATTTTTTGCTAATGAAAGACCTGCTGAACTGTCTTTTCTGTCCTGTACCATACTCACTGACTTTGAAGTACATATCCTCTCAGAGCTAGAAGCTAAGCGGGAATTCTCTTCTTCACTATCAACAGCAGTCCCTAAGTTCTGAGGTGAGACCGGAGCTGAAGATACTTGGTCAGAGGAACATGAAGGCACCTCTTTTTCTAaagcactggggaaaaaaacgtTTGCTAAACTCACATGACCTtcgtttttcttgttttgtattCTTGGTGACTGAGCCTTTTCTGAGGGACAAGGTAAATCTGAATCTTCTGGATTATCTCTAAAGAGGTTACAAAATGTTCTTGAATGCCTCCGTGGTAACGTGTAATAAATTGAAACTAGTTCATGATACTTGACATGATCTTCATCAACGCAAACTGTAAATGTGCTTGTAGTTTTGTATTTCTGCAAAAAATTTCCCCTCTCTTTACAATCTGAAAACACAGAGGATTCTCTTCTGCTTAGATGTTTACATCTGTCTGTCAGCTCAACTAAATCATTAGGACTGGagtcatcttttcctttgttacTTATAGCAGCATTTAATGATGCTGATGTTAAAAAGGAATGTTTTGGGTCTAAACAAGACACATCTTTCTGATGAGAACAAAAGACACCAGTTCTATGTGGAGTTTCAGACATTAAACAACGGTACGTTGTTCTGCTGTCTCTAGGTAAAGAGATGGGTGTCTCTGACATCATACTACCAGCAATGCTAGCTGATTTTCTAGGTAAAGTATAATAAATAACAAGCGGGTCAGGAGATTGGGGGCTGTTTCTGCTAGGGGAGCCAGTAACGCTGCAGCTACTGGTGTGTCTCCGCAGACTGTCTTGCCTGTGAAGCCTTTCAATACAAGGTGAATTACTCcctatttttcctgtttcttttccaaggcAAAAAAACCTTAAACTATGTTCAGAGGTCTCGGGGCCTCCACCAAAGCCACGCATATAAGGATGTCCAGAATTTCCATTTTGTGGAGGACTAGTAGAGATTTGTCCGTTACAGTCCTTAGTAACTAAAGTGCTTGCATTTTGCTGTGCTTTCTGTGAAATCTTCTTGCTAAGACCTGTTCTGCTCTCTTGAGCTATTTTCCCACTTTCTGCTTGAGATTCGGTAACTGTGCAATCTGCTGAAGAGCTAGTTAGTGTTCCTAAACATTTAGAGTTGTCTTTATGAAAAAGTGCTTTTGGAGAGCTTTGTGAGGAGCTAGATGAACATTCAGGAGGGCAGGACGACGTGCCTTGACAGTCTGCTGATCTTCCGGCGGATGGAGCATGAGCAATGTTCAGCAGTGGAGACTGTCTCTGTGGAGCAGCTTGGTTAATGGCTTCTGCCCTCCCATTACCCTGCTTGATGtgctctctttttgctgcaTAATGCAGATTATGTTCCCATTCTTTCTGACTTGGAAGAAAAGGTGCCTTCCTGCTCTTGTCAGCTGGTAAGATACAGGGAGGCTGACAGAGCGCACTGTCGGGTGGGCAATCGTTTTCCTTCATTTGTACATTCCTGTTATCACTGTTTGACGTATACATTTGTGCAATATCTCCTCTGGCAGCCACTTGGGTTTGTCTCTTTGATCTCATTGTGTTAAAGAGAGACACATTGCTTTGCAACATGGCAGAAGAGGGGAAACTCTGGGTGTTGATGTAGCTTGTATCTGCTCTTTGAGAAACTGACCGTAACGGCATGCCTTCATCTGGCAGTTTCATACCTTCAGCTTTTTCTCGTTGTGTAAAGTCTGCCTTAGTACTTCTTTGGGTAACAGTGACTGAATTCTTCTTCAGTCCTGAAAGTTTTGTTTGGTCCTTTGAGTTAGGAAAGACTGACTCATCAGTTCTGATACTAGATGAAGAAACTAAAGAGTTACAACTTAGCCGAGGCTGACAGCCCTCATTGAATTCTGAAAAAGTTCTATTTGCACTTCTTGTTATCCTTTTGATATTTGCATTTTCTGGAGAATACGCCTGAAAGTCGTTCTGCAGGCGCTGTGAACCAAACTTGACATTCTTTGTATGTGCCCAGTGCTGGTCATTTAGATTAGCCATAATCACATCAAAGGCAGCATCAGGGGAAAGAAATTCTTCATCACTGTAGTACTGAGGAATATCAGCCCAAGAAGGATAGCTGTCTTGTTTTCCataaggagattttttttggtttgcatACAACTTGCCATGAGAATGAGTATCTCTACAGTAGGATCTAGAGAGattattttctgatttgtaTAATGGATAATTTTCCCAGTTATCAAAGGGCAATGGAGAAGTAGCTTTGTCAGGGCAACTAACTCTACTAAAGCAATTACTGCTTGAAATAGATCTTCTGTAGTGGTGTTTTGTGTGGTAACATGGATAGTTCTTGGTTTCTTGCAAAGAGCTAGGATATCTACCATGGTCTGTAGCATGAAATTCCATTAGTGACTGGGttctaaacattttttcttgagTAGATGTTTGTCCAGGAGAGTCTGGTGTGTTGTTCCACACGATAGAAGACAGAGGAATTCTCTTTGGGTTCTGTCGACCAAACCTTGGAACAAAACCACTGTTTCTCTCCGGTGACAATGGATGTTGTAAACCAGATGCTGACAGCTGGTCAGAAGACACTGATGATGGACATCTCCGAAGGGAACATACAGAATAACTTCTGCCAGCTGTATCCCTGTTCATATAACTCTTGTGCCTAAATCCACTGTTGTGTGTTATGGAAGGAGGGTATAAGCTCCCTTCTGAAGAGCGTCCGAAGGAAATGGAGGACAGCCTGCTGCTGGGCCGATGGGGAATTCCATCAACTGCATCACCATATTTGTAGTCTTCTTGAAGGGCTGTCTGTTGCCAGTTTATATATGCACTGTGTAATTTCCTTGGTCTGATGAAAATCTTGTGTTCATCCTTGGCCCTTATTGTTCTCAGTCCATCTGGGAAAAATGTGCTAGGTATGTCACTCCAGTCATTTCTATATTGTCCCCTACTAGCAGTCTGCCTCTTGGAAGCAGGGATTGCATTACTGTTTTGGACATTTGATGCACTGCTAGTAGAAGCTGTCCTGTCCAATGGGTCTTGGGCTTGTTCCTGGGCCAGCTGGTCATCCAGATCATTTAGAActgcacaggaaagaaaaaatatacttgtttttgttttccttagcaACCTTCTGACtatttatgtttaaaattttaatgtGCTACATTAATATTCAGGTTTTGAAAGGAGTCAGCTTCTCAGCATTCAAAACCTTTCCCAAACCACGTATTATTTCTCTACAAGACATTTCAGTGGCTACTCATTAtgaatacaaggaaaaaaatgcactgCTCCATGACTGATCTGAAAACTGCTCTTTAAGTAAATGTTAGTCTTTATGCtacttaaaacaaaaccaaaacaatctgACATCTGAATTCTTACTCATGTGCtaaatgtatgtgtgtatgtacgCATGCACAAACTTTCCAAATGTAGCTTCCAAGCAAAAAATCCCTGAAAAGAATTCACTAGGCAAACACAGACCTTTCTGTATGTTCACAAAGGAGTTATGTAACTGTAAGAAAATACAGAATCCTGAAAGCAACCAAACAATGTTGTTCAGTAGTCTGGCATGTCCACTGTTTGTTTCATTCAGAAAAGAAGTTCTCCACTAAACTGTGGCTTATTACTTTGAAATGAGCACTGAAAATGGCATTTTCTGGATAGAAATCTGTAATTAGTTATG
Above is a window of Colius striatus isolate bColStr4 chromosome 1, bColStr4.1.hap1, whole genome shotgun sequence DNA encoding:
- the EXPH5 gene encoding exophilin-5, with protein sequence MTAAPRGPDLSFLNEEEARAIFRVLQRDAELRRAEKDRVSKLLKRKKAETGLQGITGEWFEEIQRKKFQNYIDVNRMLKPPLEHQLKKSKNTNHKTLKMASLANSQAQKNTSASFLGFRSPFAWLFSFRKSRKNQTQKQLRYDSSPRPSSEVEAMAAAEMCNSPMSTETNGHSFDANQNERMESTQEWNEQLEKEFFSVLNDLDDQLAQEQAQDPLDRTASTSSASNVQNSNAIPASKRQTASRGQYRNDWSDIPSTFFPDGLRTIRAKDEHKIFIRPRKLHSAYINWQQTALQEDYKYGDAVDGIPHRPSSRLSSISFGRSSEGSLYPPSITHNSGFRHKSYMNRDTAGRSYSVCSLRRCPSSVSSDQLSASGLQHPLSPERNSGFVPRFGRQNPKRIPLSSIVWNNTPDSPGQTSTQEKMFRTQSLMEFHATDHGRYPSSLQETKNYPCYHTKHHYRRSISSSNCFSRVSCPDKATSPLPFDNWENYPLYKSENNLSRSYCRDTHSHGKLYANQKKSPYGKQDSYPSWADIPQYYSDEEFLSPDAAFDVIMANLNDQHWAHTKNVKFGSQRLQNDFQAYSPENANIKRITRSANRTFSEFNEGCQPRLSCNSLVSSSSIRTDESVFPNSKDQTKLSGLKKNSVTVTQRSTKADFTQREKAEGMKLPDEGMPLRSVSQRADTSYINTQSFPSSAMLQSNVSLFNTMRSKRQTQVAARGDIAQMYTSNSDNRNVQMKENDCPPDSALCQPPCILPADKSRKAPFLPSQKEWEHNLHYAAKREHIKQGNGRAEAINQAAPQRQSPLLNIAHAPSAGRSADCQGTSSCPPECSSSSSQSSPKALFHKDNSKCLGTLTSSSADCTVTESQAESGKIAQESRTGLSKKISQKAQQNASTLVTKDCNGQISTSPPQNGNSGHPYMRGFGGGPETSEHSLRFFCLGKETGKIGSNSPCIERLHRQDSLRRHTSSCSVTGSPSRNSPQSPDPLVIYYTLPRKSASIAGSMMSETPISLPRDSRTTYRCLMSETPHRTGVFCSHQKDVSCLDPKHSFLTSASLNAAISNKGKDDSSPNDLVELTDRCKHLSRRESSVFSDCKERGNFLQKYKTTSTFTVCVDEDHVKYHELVSIYYTLPRRHSRTFCNLFRDNPEDSDLPCPSEKAQSPRIQNKKNEGHVSLANVFFPSALEKEVPSCSSDQVSSAPVSPQNLGTAVDSEEENSRLASSSERICTSKSVSMVQDRKDSSAGLSLAKNVLSDTVPKEISFGGPQPPAIAARSGEAISDASSIQNTEICLKEKKEILQTDSSLVSTLSTPGKPGRHLESPLHSTSTNKNIVQKGNSENCCQPPKVNTNKNLNSLLLHPGENSSHGRNTELADLSLPPVENTYRDSGKVKQRVNFLRQTTPLYNNKRSGLQLKADSSRKGANYLNSCGKVLSESQNKASEVSTASSADPIAQLDKAVSTDADELKDSKIKKEQNSQSTQMGKDDSDLQESERHSESRLNIKDKVLRVTEGQKITQSAEDENKLLCDCTREKVKEIEKRKNRPSIKNKLAAVYKTSRKFSSKNLPPKPRLSSIFSQNDASAASVEVDMSLDSLISADPHQPFLQPDMENQNHSLDPDKNTPRTAENKKTENQNDPSLLVNNANWRSFTGSYTKKDAISPKKPTVKVENRPSLTTLFPDKAVTTRNKNSQMLDLRLESKSQPISPSTTTSDPVDDDSGRASSRACSPPLPLFTDKNSNTYVNSCLETDIYPEQSLTSQTVLAQCQNASQSTSLKNANLHGCQLRKGHAKSQRERHLSESVCARDPHETFASGSNTLLKDGTRGKRFKSYSELLSCDENENWSSNDEKCYSTRNLMYPSVEFGIFGKEQQLAFLENIKRSLTEGRLWRPCLLNNPGALRDGETPSINRAELFSSSSAGSRMSSAASSPREPTEIYPEDPAAYSDSDSDTTTDDEYYLDEIDKESEL